The genomic region CGAGTAGTACTTAATTCACTATTATAATACGTTTCATGAATTCTTGTATAATTATTATTCGTTTTATCATTTCCGATCACATTATCGTATCCATGCCTATAGGTGAACTCGATTCTAGCTCTTATTGCTGCAAAGAATGAAGAGTCTGGGCCCATGAAGTCTTTAAAACGCTTTGAATTAACGATAGAGAAAGTAAGTACACTTATTACTGATAATAACAAGATATACTCAACAGCACTTTGACCACTATTATTTAAAAATAAATTTTTTCTTTTATTGTCCATCCAAACCACAGCCATGAAACGAGTATTACAGGAGCATAAGAAAACCTCTGCCCAAAGACACCTTTAATAAGAATGAGATTCTTAGTTTTAAGTGCCACTATTATTGTATCTAAATTTTTAAAAATATTTGTAAAGAGTAGAGATAGACCAACCACAACAGTCGAGTATGCTAAGAAGATAAATGCCTGTTCATGCATCTCAAGAGGAATGAGCAAATAAAAAGACAAAAGAAACTTCGAATCACCTGCTCCCATTATCTTCATCATAAATAAAATAATTCCGACAAAGAAAAAGGCCAAAGGAAAAATAAAAGTTTCAAAATTAATTTTATACTGAGTAGGAAAGAAAAAAACGACAGCAAAGTATAGAGCAATATTTATAATCGGCCATACATTAGAAATTTTTTTATTCTTGAAATCATTATAAGCAACAAAGAACAATTGGATCATTAAGAAGAAGTAGACCGAAACTGGCATATTAGTAGGTCCTGTTCTCATAAGCAGAATACCAACACTCTCTTTCACAAACACCAATCGTCAATTGTTGTGTCAGCTGATAACCGATCGTTCTAATTGAAGTCGTCATCATTCCACCCATGCCTTTAACCATATTAATTGCTATGAGGGCCATAAATGAAAATAAAATAAGGTATTCGATCAGGGCCTGACCGGAGTTCTTGTGTAACATACATTTAAGTGTACAGAAGAATAGATATTACAACGCTCTTAGGAATTATATTCCTAGTTTTGAGTTTAAAAAGAATAGCTTAGATATATTGAAGCACGCCTCAATAATATCTAAGACTTAATCCATTTCGTTTACGAAACCTTCGGCTTTACCAAACACTTGCTCAGTGATTCCGTTCAGTCTTGTTGTAGCGACATCTTTAAACTTGAAAACAATCAAAGCAACAACAGCTACCAATAAGATATATTCAGTTGATGTTTGTCCGCTTTCATCCTTTAAGTAGGCTAACAAAGTTTTTTTCATAACTTTCTCCTTTGGATAAACTTATCGGTCGGTCATTCCAAAACTTAAGATTTTTCTCAAAGTATTAGAATTAATAAATAACCGACCGGATAACTCCGGTATCTACCTATATTATACAGTGATTTTCCGTAACGCGGCTCAAAAAACAACATTTCCTACTTGAAAAACTCTAACCTATAGTAATTACAGGAGCATCACTTTTCTTGTATATGTATAGGTCAAAGAGCAGTATAATGGATGTGGGTCTTGTAGTTGGCAAAATAGTTTTTTCGCCCTACATTCTCTTTAACGGAGGCGGTCCCTGATTATGGTGAGCAAGCTTACACTTTTACTAAATGGTTAAAGTTAGTGAGAAGCCTAAAGTAATTAAATACTGCACCCACCTGTCATATGACGGGCGGAAAACTCCAAATTGTCTGACTCAAGACCCATCTTTTTAACTTAAACTTTATTCTTAAAGTTGACAGTAGACCTCTAATTGCTGATTATTATTATATGAATCAAGTAAATCAACAAAATGAAACACCTACAAAATGGATTGAAAATCTGGCCCTTGAAGAAATAAATATGGAGGAGTCAGGTGTCGTCAATATGAATGACCACCTAAATCCTGTTCATATGCTTGAAGAGTCTTCAATTGAATTCATGGAAGACCTTAGAGAAAAATTTGAAATTTATGTTTCTAAATTCAACGAATACAGAAGCTCTAATCAGTCTGGTTCATCAATTAAGATCTTTAAGATTTCAAATACAATAAACGACTTCATGCTTTTTAGAAATAGCCTAAGATTAATTATTGCAAGAAAAGCTGCTGATTTAATTACTATTGGTTTTCTCGCAAATGGAAAAGAAGTCTTTACAGCGAGATTAAGATCTACTGATAGTGCTGGTTCACAAGGTGTTCATGAAGTAAGGGCCCACCTTGGTCCATTCAACAATATAACTTGGCGATTTGGTGGTGAAACAGTTGAAACCGATGCTTTAGTTAGACACTACTTATCGGAATTCATTAGAAACTCTGCAAGATAAACTTTCTAGAGCAATTTCTTATTGCTCTAGATAAAAGTAACACCATCTCCGCTACCTGCGCTTCTTCCACCTGAAGCTTTTGAAACTCCATGTAACTTTTTAAAAGTAAACTCTAAAGACTCTTTAACACTAGGGAGTTTAATATTTAAAAAACCTTCAATATTAGAAATATCTAATTTGAAATTAATTTTCTCACCTGTAGGTATAGTCGCAGCGGTAGCAAGAATAGGATATCCCCATCTTCCTTTTTGAATTAAAGATTCACTTTCTGAAAAAGTTTCACAGTAATATTTAGAAAACTCATAGAACGTAGCCGTATCATTGGAGCTAATTTGGAAGAGCCTATTCTTCACATTTTTTTCAAATGTTATTTTAAGAACCATCGCTAAGTAGTAAATATCTAAATAGCCTGTTTTTACTTTATCATCGCAGTTAACATTCTTACGATTCATAAAGCTATTTTGCAACTTCTCAAATTGAGTAGTACGACTTTCTAAGAAGCCACGTCCATATAGCTTACATGTTCTAAACACTAAATAATTTAGGGAAGATTTTTGAATATAAAACTCTGCAGAAGCCTGAGTTTTACCATAAGTCGTATTTGGGTCTGGAATATCCATTTCAATATAATTTTTATCTTCTCCACCAAAAACAAAGCCAGAAGAAATATAACAGACTTGAGATTTATATCTTTGGCAATATTCTACAACATTGAATAAACCACTCGCATTTAAAGCATCGGCTAAGTCTTCATTACGAGAACAGTCCATAAGAGAGGAAAGCCCTATTGCATATATCGTAATATCAGGCTTCAAGGCGTAGAGGCATAGCTGAACTTCTTCTTTATTTAAAACATCACAAGGTAGAGATAAAACACCAGGAATAAAAACAGGGTTCTTATTATAGGTTCCTACGACTCGATAATCTTTTTTGAAAAACTCTGCTAGGTTCGATCCTACAAATGAAGATATACCAAAAATTAAAATAGTTTTTTCTCTCTTAGGTACGAGAGTTGTTACATTATTCATGAATTAATAATAACAAAAATATAAAGAAGTTGTAAGAATACGCAAAAATGCCCTTGCTTCATACGAAGCCAAGGGCAATAAAGAACAATTTTAACCAAGCAATTTAGTGGCTATGCTCGGGAACTGGTTCGCTTGTGATAAAACCGAAGTACCCGATTGAATTAGGATGTTATGCTTGGCCAATTCGGCTGTCTCTGAAGCAATATCTACATCTCTAATTCGCGACTTAGCCGCACTTAAATTCTCTTCACTGATCCCCAAGTTGTTGACCGTAGAAGAAAGTCTGTTTTGTAAGGCACCCATATTGGCCCTAACACCGTTGATCTGCACAAGTGCATCATCAAGTTTCTTAAGCGAAATCTGTGCACCCTCTTTAGAAGAAACACTTTCAGCTGAAAGCCCCAGAGTTGCAATTGTTGCATCTGAGCCAGTTCCGTCATAGACAAGTCTGTCATTGATCGGATCATTGTGAACCCCAACTTGGAATTCCAATCTACCGCCTGACCCATCGAGAAGTTTAATCCCATTGAACTCATTAGATCTTGAGATTCTATCAATCTCTTCTTTAAGATTCTGAAATTCAATGTCAGAAAACTTTCGCTCTTCTGATCCAAGCGTGTCGTTGGCAGCTTGTACAGAGAGTTCTCTAAGTCTAATAACGATATTTGAAATCTCATTTAGTCCACCTTCAGCCGTTTGTATTAAGGATATAGCATCGTTTGCGTTCCGCTTTGCTTGTCCCATTCCTCTAATTTGGGCCCGCAAGTTTTCACTTATAGCGAGTCCTGCCGCATCATCAGCAGCTCTTGTTATTCTCTCACCTGAAGATAATTTTCTCAGGTTGTCGTTTAGTTTTCTATTTGTCGTACTTAGCGTTCTTTGTGCCGCTAATGAAGACACGTTTGTATTTATTCTCATTCCCATGATTAATCTCCTTCAAACACTGCAACCTCCTGTGGCATACTTCGAACATCTTGTTCAAAAAAATTAAGTTAATATTTGTTTCTCATTCTGCAATTACTAAGTTTTTAAATTGTTCTTTTTATAACTTATGTTTTTACTAGCGATTGAATCTTGCAGGAAATCAATCACTATAGTTACAACTATCCATTTGGTCCAAACATAGACCCTCCTAGTACTTTAAAAGCTAATAAACTTAAATCTAATCCTATCTAAGGTCTTACGACCCTAGACCATTACCCTTGAGAGGCTGATTGGATTAAGTTCAGTGCGTTCTTAGTACTTGAGTTAGCCTGAGCTAGAACCGATGTACCCGCTGTCATAAGTATATTCTGCTTCGTTAACTCAGCAGTCTCGGCAGCAATATCAGTGTCTCTAACACGAGAATTTGCAGCAGATAAGTTTTCTATACTTACAGCAATATTATTAATTGTTGATTGAAGTCTGTTTTGAAGAGCACCAAAGTCCGCTCTAATACCAGAAACAGAAACAATCGCCTGATCAATTGAAGATAATGAGTTCTGTGCAGAAATCTTATCAGCAACTGAAGCAAGGTTAAGACCTAACGCCGCAACGTTAACGTCAGCACTTGATGCATCAAACGTTAATCTATCACTAATAGGGTCATTTCTCGTTCCGATTTGGATATCAAATACAGCTCCTGTTCCATTTAGAAGTGGAACACGGTTGAATTCTGTTGAGTTTGCAATACGATCAACTTCTGAAGTTAATTGCTCAAATTCAACATTTAGAAACTTTCTTTCAGTTGCCCCGATTGTATCAGAAGCTGCTTGAACAGACAGTTCTCTAAGTCTAATTAAAATGTTTGAAACTTCACCTAAGGCACCTTCAGCAATTTGAACTAGTGAAATACCATCTTCAGCATTTCTTTCTGCTTGTCCTAAACCTCTGATTTGAGCTTTTAAGTTTTCTGAAATTGCGAGTCCGGCAGCATCGTCACCAGCTCTGTTGATTCTCTGACCAGATGATAGTTTTTCTAACGACCTGTTCATGTTAAGACGCGTACCACTCAAATTTCTCTGAGCATTTAATGACGCCACATTTGTGTTAATTCGAAGTCCCATTTCATCCTCCTTGATGGGGTTTCAGCAAAATCCTTTTCGCCGATTAATTAGGTCTTACATATAAAACCTATCCTTCAAACAACCTATCGACCGTTAAACTTTCTCCTTTAGAAAAAAGTGATTATATTTTAGACACTCTAATTATATGGAACTTATTGCCTACCTCGTCATAATTTCAAAGACTTAAGGCCTGGTAAAAGAGCTTTTATATTCTAGAGACAACAAAAAAATATATATTTTAGATAAAGAACTGTTAAAATATTTTACAATGTCGCGATATATACAATCTACATTGGCCAAAAACCCAAGCTTCTTTGAAGAGACTATATCTTTATTAGAAAGATCTTTTAATTATCCAAAGCACCATAGCTTTCTTACTGACTTTTATCCTTTAATAAGTCCGTCGAATCATGATGATTGCCATATCATTATAGATGAAGAAAAAGTTATAGCTCATGTAGCAATTAAGAAACGAAAAATTTCTTTTAAAGGACAATCCCTAGATGTTGGATTTATTGGAGGTATTGCTGTAGATAGCAAGTATAGAGGACAAGGAGTCTTTTCTACTTTTTTTAAAGATATCCTTTCCAAGTATAATGAAGAGCTCGCCTTAATGTTTCTATGGTCTGACCAAAGCTCTTTATATGAGAAATTTTTCTTTTATGAATGTGGAGGAATGATTCAGACAGGAAAGAAAGTACTACTAGAAGAATCCCTTCCTCCTCAATGGAAGAAATCTAATCTAAAAGATATTCCCTTGCCACTGTTTAAATCTCTTAGTGTCCTTTATGAAAAAGAACAGGGCTTTAAAGTTACAAGGACAAAGAATGATTGGTCTTTAATTAGAGAAATTAGTTCAACTAAAATATTTTACAAAAATGATGGTAACAATATCTTAGAGTATTTTCTTTTAGGGAAAGGACATGATCTTGAAGGAATTATTCATGAACATTACTTTAGCAATACTGAAAAATCGCTAAATCAATTAGATATATATAAACTGTGGCTCAGTGAAGATTTTAATAAAATATACAGAAAAAAAGAGATTCTCTACGGATACTTTATTAAGATAGCTAATGTTAAGAAATTAGACATTTTCTTAACTAAAATTTCTAATTCAAGAATTAATTTAATTTCTAAAGACGAAAAGAGTATTCAATTTAAATTTGATGAAAAAGAATATTCACTTTCTTTGAAAGAATTTACGAACTCACTATTTGGGCCTAATCAAATAAAAGAATTTTCAGAAATCTTACCATCTCTTTTTATTAATGGTGTAGATTCAATTTAGGCTTTTCTAGATATTGCGAATCCTCTAACAAAGAGAACAAAACTTAAAAACCAAAGAACATAAGTAATCATTGGGATATCTGTAAAATGCTCAATATCTCCTGATCCTACAAGATATACACCTGCGGCGAAGAAGACTGATACAAGAAGTGAGTTACTTAAAAAGAGAATAGCATGAGTAACTTGGTCAAACTGCTTTTCATGGCCCTTATGAACAACCTCAAAAGCATAACCTTTCTTCGCCCAATCCTTTAAAAACCATTTCATATGCCGCGGAAGTACTTTTGAGCTAGAAAGCAAATCTCTTCCTAGCCATATTGCTTCTTCGGCCAAATCTTCTTTTTTAAAACTATTCTTAACTATTTCATAGATATCATTTTCCATTAAAGAAAATAAATCTATATCCATCTTTAAGTTTTTCCCAACACCATCTAATGTTATTAGTGCACGAAATACAATAAACCACTCTCGTGGTAAAAATATCTCATGCTTTCTCAGGGTTGTTATGACTGAGCGTAGAACTATAGTAAAATTTGTCTGTTGAACAGTTAGCCCTACAAAAGGAGATAGACTATCTCTAACATCAGAAATCAAAATATCTACATCTGGAACTTTCTCGTACTCAGCAACATCCAAGAACTCAAAAACAAGGTTTTCATAGTTAAAACTAAGTAAAGAATATATAATTGCTATAAAATTCTCGCGTCCTTTTTTACTTAGATGACCCATCAATCCGAAATCAATCAGACCAATCATTCCATTTTCGAGATAGAAGAAATTTCCTCCATGTAAGTCAGCATGAAAAAAACCATCATTTAGAAATGTTTTTATAAATACATTCAGACCTTCTTGAAGCTTTGGTTGAATAAGGGAGGTATGGTCATCAAGTTTCTCTGCCTCACTAAATGGAGTTCCTATAAGTTGCTCCATTACAAGCATTTTCTCACTACTTAACTCTTTGTAGACTTTAGGAATATAGAAAAGTTCACTTGCACCATGAGAGTCTAAATTCTTTTTCAACTTCTCACTATTAAGTGCCTCAATATTAAAGTTCAATTCATTTTGTAAAGAAATTGAAAAATCATGAACTATTCTCGAAATACCTAGGAACCTAATTTCTTCACTAACTTTTTCTATCTGAGATGAAACATATTTCATAATAGAGAAATCAGTTAACATCTCTTTTTCAATATTTGGACGTCTGACTTTGATAACAACCTTAGTACCATCAAGAAGCTTCCCTTTAAAAACTACTCCAATTGAAGCTGTTCCAATAGGATGAGGGTCTATCTCTAGAAATACATTCTTCCAAGGCTCACCTAGACTTTCATTAATAGTTTTTACAGCTTCATCAAATGGAACAGGCTTGACTTGATCCCTTAAAATTTTCATTTGATCTATAAAAGACTCATCAAAAATATCTTCTCTAGATGATAATAATTGACCAAATTTAACAAAAGCAGGACCTAGTTCTTCAAAACACTTACGAAGACGAAAGCCAATGACATCTCCCCAATCCTTTGTTTTGTCTTCCTCTAATTCTTCTTTAATA from Halobacteriovorax sp. HLS harbors:
- a CDS encoding AarF/ABC1/UbiB kinase family protein — translated: MDLIKTGIGITKTIRNVSRLREIVVIFAKHGFDEFISGSVTQLIPDFVLPKSKRSIKEELEEDKTKDWGDVIGFRLRKCFEELGPAFVKFGQLLSSREDIFDESFIDQMKILRDQVKPVPFDEAVKTINESLGEPWKNVFLEIDPHPIGTASIGVVFKGKLLDGTKVVIKVRRPNIEKEMLTDFSIMKYVSSQIEKVSEEIRFLGISRIVHDFSISLQNELNFNIEALNSEKLKKNLDSHGASELFYIPKVYKELSSEKMLVMEQLIGTPFSEAEKLDDHTSLIQPKLQEGLNVFIKTFLNDGFFHADLHGGNFFYLENGMIGLIDFGLMGHLSKKGRENFIAIIYSLLSFNYENLVFEFLDVAEYEKVPDVDILISDVRDSLSPFVGLTVQQTNFTIVLRSVITTLRKHEIFLPREWFIVFRALITLDGVGKNLKMDIDLFSLMENDIYEIVKNSFKKEDLAEEAIWLGRDLLSSSKVLPRHMKWFLKDWAKKGYAFEVVHKGHEKQFDQVTHAILFLSNSLLVSVFFAAGVYLVGSGDIEHFTDIPMITYVLWFLSFVLFVRGFAISRKA
- a CDS encoding Flp family type IVb pilin; the protein is MKKTLLAYLKDESGQTSTEYILLVAVVALIVFKFKDVATTRLNGITEQVFGKAEGFVNEMD
- a CDS encoding flagellin; the encoded protein is MGLRINTNVASLNAQRNLSGTRLNMNRSLEKLSSGQRINRAGDDAAGLAISENLKAQIRGLGQAERNAEDGISLVQIAEGALGEVSNILIRLRELSVQAASDTIGATERKFLNVEFEQLTSEVDRIANSTEFNRVPLLNGTGAVFDIQIGTRNDPISDRLTFDASSADVNVAALGLNLASVADKISAQNSLSSIDQAIVSVSGIRADFGALQNRLQSTINNIAVSIENLSAANSRVRDTDIAAETAELTKQNILMTAGTSVLAQANSSTKNALNLIQSASQG
- a CDS encoding sugar nucleotide-binding protein → MNNVTTLVPKREKTILIFGISSFVGSNLAEFFKKDYRVVGTYNKNPVFIPGVLSLPCDVLNKEEVQLCLYALKPDITIYAIGLSSLMDCSRNEDLADALNASGLFNVVEYCQRYKSQVCYISSGFVFGGEDKNYIEMDIPDPNTTYGKTQASAEFYIQKSSLNYLVFRTCKLYGRGFLESRTTQFEKLQNSFMNRKNVNCDDKVKTGYLDIYYLAMVLKITFEKNVKNRLFQISSNDTATFYEFSKYYCETFSESESLIQKGRWGYPILATAATIPTGEKINFKLDISNIEGFLNIKLPSVKESLEFTFKKLHGVSKASGGRSAGSGDGVTFI
- a CDS encoding GNAT family N-acetyltransferase, whose translation is MSRYIQSTLAKNPSFFEETISLLERSFNYPKHHSFLTDFYPLISPSNHDDCHIIIDEEKVIAHVAIKKRKISFKGQSLDVGFIGGIAVDSKYRGQGVFSTFFKDILSKYNEELALMFLWSDQSSLYEKFFFYECGGMIQTGKKVLLEESLPPQWKKSNLKDIPLPLFKSLSVLYEKEQGFKVTRTKNDWSLIREISSTKIFYKNDGNNILEYFLLGKGHDLEGIIHEHYFSNTEKSLNQLDIYKLWLSEDFNKIYRKKEILYGYFIKIANVKKLDIFLTKISNSRINLISKDEKSIQFKFDEKEYSLSLKEFTNSLFGPNQIKEFSEILPSLFINGVDSI
- a CDS encoding prepilin peptidase, translating into MRTGPTNMPVSVYFFLMIQLFFVAYNDFKNKKISNVWPIINIALYFAVVFFFPTQYKINFETFIFPLAFFFVGIILFMMKIMGAGDSKFLLSFYLLIPLEMHEQAFIFLAYSTVVVGLSLLFTNIFKNLDTIIVALKTKNLILIKGVFGQRFSYAPVILVSWLWFGWTIKEKIYF
- a CDS encoding flagellin, whose product is MGMRINTNVSSLAAQRTLSTTNRKLNDNLRKLSSGERITRAADDAAGLAISENLRAQIRGMGQAKRNANDAISLIQTAEGGLNEISNIVIRLRELSVQAANDTLGSEERKFSDIEFQNLKEEIDRISRSNEFNGIKLLDGSGGRLEFQVGVHNDPINDRLVYDGTGSDATIATLGLSAESVSSKEGAQISLKKLDDALVQINGVRANMGALQNRLSSTVNNLGISEENLSAAKSRIRDVDIASETAELAKHNILIQSGTSVLSQANQFPSIATKLLG
- a CDS encoding Flp family type IVb pilin — protein: MDNKRKNLFLNNSGQSAVEYILLLSVISVLTFSIVNSKRFKDFMGPDSSFFAAIRARIEFTYRHGYDNVIGNDKTNNNYTRIHETYYNSELSTTRFFTGADGYPQ